One genomic region from Haloterrigena gelatinilytica encodes:
- a CDS encoding YeaH/YhbH family protein, translated as MGLKDDLERFREVGEQRREDLADFIQYGDLSGGGNSDIQIPVKIVSLPEFEYDQRDKGGVGQGEDGTPQPGQPVGQPQPQPGDEDGEDGEPGEEGGDHEYYEMDPDEFAEELDEELGLDLDPKGKKVVEEKEGPFTDMTRTGPDSTLDFERMFKEGLKRKLAMDFDEEFLRELCKVEGIEPREVFEWARGENLPVSMAWVEEAYKDVPEDERGKWASIEEVEENVERESVQQKIRREGIKQVPFRREDERYRHPEIIEEKEKNVVVVNIRDVSGSMREKKRELVERTFTPLDWYLQGKYDNAEFVYIAHDADAWEVERDDFFGIRSGGGTKISSAYELAQELLEEYPWSDWNRYVFAAGDSENSSNDTEERVIPMMEQIPANLHAYVETQPSGNAINATHAEELERHFGTDADDVAVAYVNSKDDVTDAIYEILSTEGEADE; from the coding sequence ATGGGACTGAAAGACGACCTCGAGCGATTCCGCGAAGTGGGCGAACAACGCCGCGAGGATCTGGCCGACTTCATCCAGTACGGCGATCTGAGCGGCGGCGGCAACAGCGACATCCAGATCCCGGTCAAGATCGTCTCGCTGCCCGAGTTCGAGTACGATCAACGGGATAAGGGCGGCGTCGGCCAGGGCGAGGACGGCACGCCCCAGCCCGGCCAGCCGGTCGGCCAGCCCCAACCCCAGCCGGGCGACGAGGACGGCGAGGACGGCGAACCCGGCGAGGAGGGCGGCGACCACGAGTACTACGAGATGGACCCCGACGAGTTCGCCGAGGAACTCGACGAGGAACTCGGCCTCGATCTGGATCCGAAGGGGAAGAAGGTCGTCGAGGAGAAGGAAGGTCCCTTCACCGATATGACCCGGACGGGCCCCGACAGCACGCTCGACTTCGAGCGGATGTTCAAGGAGGGGCTCAAGCGCAAGCTCGCGATGGACTTCGACGAGGAGTTCCTGCGCGAACTCTGCAAGGTCGAGGGGATCGAGCCCCGCGAGGTCTTCGAGTGGGCCCGCGGCGAGAACCTCCCGGTCTCGATGGCCTGGGTCGAGGAAGCCTACAAGGACGTTCCCGAAGACGAACGCGGGAAGTGGGCCTCCATCGAGGAGGTCGAGGAGAACGTCGAGCGCGAGAGCGTCCAGCAGAAGATCCGCCGCGAGGGAATCAAACAGGTGCCCTTCCGCCGTGAGGACGAGCGCTACCGCCACCCCGAGATCATCGAGGAGAAGGAGAAGAACGTCGTGGTCGTCAACATCCGCGACGTCTCCGGCTCGATGCGCGAGAAGAAGCGGGAACTCGTCGAGCGGACCTTCACGCCACTGGACTGGTACCTCCAGGGCAAGTACGACAACGCCGAGTTCGTCTACATCGCCCACGACGCCGACGCCTGGGAGGTCGAACGCGACGACTTCTTCGGCATCCGCAGCGGCGGCGGGACGAAGATCTCGAGCGCCTACGAACTCGCCCAGGAGCTGTTAGAGGAGTACCCCTGGAGCGACTGGAACCGCTACGTGTTCGCCGCGGGCGACTCCGAGAACTCCTCGAACGACACCGAAGAGCGGGTCATCCCGATGATGGAGCAGATCCCGGCGAACCTCCACGCCTACGTGGAGACCCAACCCAGCGGCAACGCGATCAACGCCACCCACGCCGAGGAACTCGAGCGCCACTTCGGCACCGACGCCGACGACGTCGCGGTGGCCTACGTCAACAGCAAGGACGACGTGACCGACGCGATCTACGAGATCCTCTCCACGGAAGGTGAAGCAGATGAGTAA
- a CDS encoding SpoVR family protein, which translates to MSKRNSNADRFRKQAIAGDLEEPVSEARNLARKLGLDPYPVKYWIIDYDEMNELIAYGGFQSRYPHWRWGMQYDKQQKQGQYGGGKAFEIVNNDNPAHAFLQESNTVADQKAVITHVEAHSDFFANNEWFGMFTRGRADEDQVNAAAMLERHARAIDEYMADPEIDRAEVEKWIDHCLSLEDNIDQHRVFERRLDVDGPADDLDDDLAEKLDELGLSDEVKGEVFDDEWLEKLEDADEAISFPEEPQKDVLAFVREHGKRYDDEAGRAVEMEEWQRDVLDMMRAEAYYFAAQKMTKVMNEGWAAYWESTMMTDEAFAGDDEFMNYADHMAKVLASGGLNPYSLGMELWEYVENRTNRREVLEHLLRVEGISWRNLMDVVDFDEVLETLEPPEAIDTITPETLDALEEVPDEWIDCEALEAARDGEIDVAKYPWKVLTEEGLARRHYSLVKRQNRGFLTRVSQNDLEQIGRYLFDDARYETVEEALADVDFAAGWDRMFDIRESHNDVTFLDEFLTQEFITENNYFTYEHSQATGQFHVASDAAEDVKKKLLLQFTNFGKPTIAVYDGNYNNANELLLGHQYNGVMLDLGQARETLKRIFELWGRPVNLLTIVKEIDDHDIEVAKRRNREPEPEERGKLIRYDGDEVTVEDVPWEEVDHLAADDVDYDTKPDEWLA; encoded by the coding sequence ATGAGTAAACGCAACTCCAACGCGGACCGATTCCGCAAGCAGGCGATCGCCGGCGACCTCGAGGAACCGGTTTCGGAGGCCAGGAACCTGGCCCGGAAGCTCGGCCTCGATCCCTACCCGGTGAAGTACTGGATCATCGACTACGACGAGATGAACGAACTCATCGCCTACGGGGGGTTCCAGAGCCGGTACCCCCACTGGCGGTGGGGCATGCAGTACGACAAGCAGCAAAAGCAGGGCCAGTACGGCGGCGGGAAGGCCTTCGAAATCGTCAACAACGACAACCCGGCCCACGCGTTCCTCCAGGAGTCGAACACGGTCGCCGACCAGAAGGCGGTCATCACCCACGTCGAGGCCCACTCGGACTTCTTCGCGAACAACGAGTGGTTCGGTATGTTCACCCGCGGGCGCGCCGACGAGGATCAGGTCAACGCCGCCGCCATGCTCGAGCGCCACGCGCGCGCGATCGACGAGTACATGGCCGACCCCGAGATCGACCGCGCCGAGGTCGAGAAGTGGATCGACCACTGCCTCTCGCTGGAGGACAACATCGACCAGCACCGCGTCTTCGAGCGCCGCCTCGACGTCGACGGGCCGGCCGACGACTTAGACGACGACCTCGCGGAGAAACTGGACGAACTCGGCCTCTCCGACGAGGTGAAGGGCGAGGTCTTCGACGACGAGTGGCTCGAGAAACTCGAGGACGCCGACGAGGCCATCAGCTTCCCCGAGGAGCCCCAGAAGGACGTCCTCGCGTTCGTCCGCGAGCACGGCAAGCGGTACGACGACGAGGCCGGCCGGGCCGTCGAGATGGAGGAGTGGCAACGCGACGTGCTCGACATGATGCGCGCGGAGGCCTACTACTTCGCCGCCCAGAAGATGACGAAGGTGATGAACGAGGGGTGGGCCGCCTACTGGGAGTCGACGATGATGACCGACGAGGCCTTCGCCGGCGACGACGAGTTCATGAACTACGCCGACCACATGGCGAAGGTCCTGGCGTCGGGGGGGCTCAACCCCTACAGCCTCGGGATGGAGCTCTGGGAGTACGTCGAGAACCGGACGAACCGCCGCGAGGTCCTCGAGCACCTGCTGCGCGTCGAGGGGATCTCCTGGCGGAACCTGATGGACGTCGTCGACTTCGACGAGGTGCTCGAGACCCTCGAGCCGCCGGAAGCGATCGACACGATCACGCCGGAGACGCTCGACGCGCTCGAGGAGGTTCCCGACGAGTGGATCGACTGCGAGGCGCTCGAGGCCGCCCGCGATGGCGAGATCGACGTCGCGAAGTATCCGTGGAAGGTCCTGACCGAGGAGGGGCTGGCTCGCCGTCACTACTCGCTGGTCAAGCGCCAGAACCGCGGGTTCCTGACCCGGGTTAGTCAGAACGACCTCGAGCAGATCGGGCGCTACCTCTTCGACGACGCCCGCTACGAGACCGTCGAGGAGGCGCTCGCGGACGTCGACTTCGCCGCGGGCTGGGACCGCATGTTCGACATCCGCGAGAGCCACAACGACGTGACCTTCTTAGACGAGTTCCTCACCCAGGAGTTCATCACGGAGAACAACTACTTCACCTACGAGCACTCGCAGGCGACCGGCCAGTTCCACGTCGCCAGCGACGCCGCCGAGGACGTCAAGAAGAAGTTGCTCCTGCAGTTCACCAACTTCGGGAAGCCGACGATCGCGGTCTACGACGGCAACTACAACAACGCCAACGAACTGCTGCTCGGCCACCAGTACAACGGCGTCATGCTCGATCTCGGCCAGGCCAGGGAGACCCTGAAACGGATCTTCGAGCTCTGGGGTCGGCCGGTGAACCTGCTGACCATCGTCAAGGAGATCGACGACCACGACATCGAGGTCGCCAAGCGCCGGAACCGCGAGCCCGAACCCGAAGAGCGCGGGAAACTGATCCGGTACGACGGCGACGAGGTGACCGTCGAGGACGTCCCCTGGGAGGAGGTCGACCATCTCGCCGCCGACGACGTCGATTACGACACGAAACCGGACGAGTGGCTCGCCTGA
- a CDS encoding HEAT repeat domain-containing protein yields MDGEGGRTVGTPRADDAFELPAVLARLDTDDRDEQRAAVAAVRDTLADDPAVCLPTVPKLRRLLGDADVDFHGEVAYCLAELATESTADVAPSTDEIVAFTVENPERPATAELLRCLATIAADQPSAVVDHADAIADVIDRRPGYDRRGLKIFQQLSAAQPGAIQSAVPVLTAALEDDPERHGVVVLSAVGRLARSETPLPTLEFVDPALELVDHDAVPLRRNAVGCLADVARRTPTAVEPAVPELATALEHDDGETRANAAVAIARVTAELTSVLEPVREPLLERLDDDHDRVRANAAVALGHGRVDAAADRLSTLAHEDPNPDVRERASWALDRVSSA; encoded by the coding sequence ATGGATGGGGAAGGGGGCCGGACAGTCGGAACGCCGCGGGCCGACGACGCGTTCGAGCTGCCGGCCGTCCTCGCACGACTCGATACGGACGACCGCGACGAGCAGCGGGCCGCCGTCGCGGCGGTTCGAGACACGCTGGCCGACGACCCGGCGGTCTGTCTCCCGACCGTCCCGAAACTGCGCCGGCTGCTCGGCGACGCCGATGTCGACTTTCACGGGGAGGTCGCCTACTGTCTGGCCGAACTCGCGACCGAATCGACCGCCGACGTCGCGCCGTCGACCGACGAGATCGTCGCGTTCACCGTCGAGAACCCCGAACGGCCGGCGACCGCCGAGTTGCTTCGCTGTCTCGCGACGATCGCGGCCGACCAGCCCTCCGCCGTCGTCGATCACGCCGACGCGATCGCCGACGTGATCGACCGCCGCCCCGGGTACGATCGCCGGGGACTGAAGATCTTCCAGCAGCTCTCGGCGGCGCAACCGGGCGCGATTCAGTCTGCGGTCCCGGTTCTCACCGCGGCCCTCGAGGACGATCCGGAGCGTCACGGCGTGGTGGTGCTGTCGGCGGTCGGCCGACTGGCCCGATCGGAGACGCCGCTGCCGACCCTCGAGTTCGTCGACCCGGCGCTGGAACTCGTCGACCACGACGCCGTCCCCCTTCGCCGAAACGCCGTCGGCTGTCTGGCCGACGTCGCCCGCCGGACGCCCACCGCGGTCGAACCGGCCGTTCCGGAGCTCGCGACCGCGCTCGAGCACGACGACGGGGAGACCCGGGCCAACGCCGCCGTCGCGATCGCGCGCGTGACGGCGGAGCTCACGTCGGTCCTCGAGCCGGTCCGGGAGCCGTTGCTCGAGCGGTTGGACGACGACCACGACCGCGTGCGGGCCAACGCCGCCGTCGCGCTCGGGCACGGCCGCGTCGACGCGGCCGCGGACCGACTCTCGACGCTGGCCCACGAGGATCCGAACCCGGACGTCCGCGAGCGGGCGAGCTGGGCGCTGGATCGCGTCTCGTCGGCGTAG
- a CDS encoding secondary thiamine-phosphate synthase enzyme YjbQ, whose translation MSRSTFSVETDARLTTVDVTDRIAAAVPDDLESGTATVFVQHTTAGLVVQENESRLRGDIETFLRELVPDEGHAHDRLDGNADSHLRATLIGPDVTIPVEDGELALGTWQSVLFVECDGPRSRTVSVTTVGE comes from the coding sequence ATGAGCCGGTCGACGTTTTCCGTCGAGACCGACGCGCGCCTGACGACCGTCGACGTGACCGATCGCATCGCTGCAGCCGTTCCCGACGACCTCGAGTCGGGCACCGCGACGGTCTTCGTTCAGCACACGACCGCCGGACTGGTCGTCCAGGAGAACGAGTCGCGGCTGCGCGGCGACATAGAGACGTTTCTCCGGGAACTCGTCCCCGACGAGGGCCACGCCCACGATCGGTTAGACGGCAACGCGGACTCGCACCTGCGGGCGACCCTGATCGGGCCCGACGTGACGATTCCCGTCGAGGACGGCGAGTTAGCGCTCGGGACGTGGCAATCGGTCCTGTTCGTCGAGTGCGACGGACCGCGGTCGCGGACGGTTTCCGTGACGACCGTCGGCGAGTAG
- a CDS encoding glycerophosphodiester phosphodiesterase — protein MRLIAHRGFAATAAENTIPALRSAADRADAVEFDVRRCGSGELVVVHDETIDRVTDGTGAVADSSLATLRSHTVLDSGERIPTLEAVLEALPPSVEINLELKDVGIAADVLEAVDGVENRVVATSFLASELRTIRELDPDQPIGLLVSRRLETPVTTAVELDCDVLGASYWRCLATGVVPRAKSVGLEVHAWTIERRPLAKLLESRGVDCVSADRPLRV, from the coding sequence ATGCGTCTGATCGCCCACCGCGGGTTCGCCGCGACCGCGGCCGAGAACACGATCCCGGCGCTCCGGTCGGCCGCCGACCGCGCGGACGCCGTCGAGTTCGACGTCCGCCGCTGTGGCTCGGGCGAACTCGTCGTCGTCCACGACGAGACGATCGACCGCGTGACCGACGGAACCGGCGCGGTCGCCGACAGCAGCCTCGCTACGCTTAGATCCCACACCGTCCTCGACTCCGGCGAGCGCATCCCGACCCTCGAGGCGGTGCTCGAAGCGCTTCCGCCGTCGGTCGAGATCAACCTCGAGCTCAAGGACGTCGGCATCGCGGCGGACGTTCTCGAGGCCGTCGACGGCGTGGAGAACCGGGTCGTCGCGACGTCATTTCTGGCGTCCGAACTGCGGACGATCCGCGAGCTCGATCCCGACCAGCCGATCGGACTGCTGGTCAGTCGGCGCCTCGAGACGCCGGTCACGACCGCCGTCGAACTCGACTGCGACGTCCTCGGCGCGAGCTACTGGCGCTGTCTCGCGACGGGCGTGGTGCCCCGGGCGAAGTCCGTCGGTCTCGAGGTTCACGCCTGGACGATCGAGCGGCGCCCCCTGGCAAAACTGCTCGAATCGCGAGGGGTCGACTGCGTCTCCGCAGACCGGCCGCTCCGTGTGTGA
- a CDS encoding response regulator has translation MNDRRDEQIDILLVEDNPGDVRLTQEAFRQLSTETTIHVATDGDEGVEFLTERCDDGSAPLPDLVLLDLNLPRMGGLEFLESIQEEPKLARIPVLVLTSSEAIEDIHESYELAANAYLTKPTDPIEYTEMVEAVADFWFQRAALPPMSA, from the coding sequence ATGAACGATCGACGCGACGAGCAGATCGACATCCTCCTGGTGGAGGACAATCCCGGCGACGTCCGCCTCACCCAGGAAGCGTTCCGGCAACTGTCCACGGAGACGACGATCCACGTCGCGACCGACGGCGACGAGGGAGTCGAGTTCCTCACGGAGCGCTGCGACGACGGCTCCGCCCCGCTGCCGGACCTCGTGCTCCTCGATCTGAACCTCCCGCGGATGGGCGGCCTCGAGTTCCTCGAATCGATTCAGGAGGAGCCGAAACTCGCCCGCATTCCCGTCCTCGTCCTCACCAGCTCCGAGGCCATCGAGGACATCCACGAGAGCTACGAACTCGCGGCCAACGCCTACCTGACCAAGCCGACCGATCCGATCGAGTACACCGAGATGGTCGAGGCCGTCGCGGACTTCTGGTTCCAGCGGGCCGCGCTGCCGCCGATGTCGGCGTGA
- a CDS encoding SDR family oxidoreductase, translating to MAPTTAYSVDFDDTVAVVTGASGALGSAAVERFRTAGATVCAVDVVAPDDEDSLLEPDSKTHFYEADLTDERDVEELMTAVVDDHGRIDHLVNIAGTWRGGDHIEETDLEEFDLLVDINLKTAFLASKHALPHLQDSEGSIVSVSARSSLEGGEGDGPYRITKAGIRLLTETLAEENEGTVRANCVMPSVIDTPTNREMMPDADHDSWVDPAEIADVMAFLCSDGASVTSGAAVPVYGEA from the coding sequence ATGGCACCGACGACAGCGTACTCCGTCGACTTCGACGATACCGTCGCCGTGGTTACGGGCGCGAGCGGCGCGCTCGGCAGCGCCGCCGTCGAGCGGTTCCGGACGGCCGGCGCGACCGTCTGCGCCGTCGACGTCGTCGCGCCGGACGACGAGGACAGCCTGCTCGAGCCCGATTCGAAGACGCACTTCTACGAGGCCGATCTGACCGACGAGCGCGACGTCGAGGAACTGATGACCGCCGTCGTCGACGATCACGGCCGGATCGATCACCTGGTGAACATCGCCGGGACGTGGCGCGGCGGCGACCACATCGAGGAAACCGATCTCGAGGAGTTCGACCTGCTCGTCGATATCAACCTCAAAACGGCGTTTCTGGCCTCGAAACACGCGCTCCCGCACCTCCAGGACAGCGAGGGCTCGATCGTGAGCGTCAGCGCGCGCTCCTCGCTCGAGGGCGGCGAGGGCGACGGCCCCTACCGGATCACGAAGGCCGGCATCCGGCTGCTGACGGAGACGCTGGCCGAGGAGAACGAGGGCACCGTCCGCGCGAACTGCGTGATGCCCAGCGTGATCGATACGCCGACGAACCGCGAGATGATGCCTGACGCGGATCACGACTCGTGGGTCGACCCCGCCGAGATCGCGGACGTGATGGCCTTCCTCTGTAGCGACGGCGCGTCGGTAACGAGCGGCGCAGCCGTGCCGGTGTACGGCGAGGCCTGA
- a CDS encoding sodium-dependent transporter: protein MAQRETWATRTGFILAAVGSAVGLGNIWRFPFITADGGGAAFLVVYLLFVAFIGFPAILVEFVVGRRTERNPVGALLELGGNAWKYVGGVFIVTGFVILSYYSVVAGWFIRYFFEGFRGSYADRLATHGGEAGAMFGEVSTGMDAFVLHTVFMAVTIGVVALGIRRGIEVATKAMVPAIVVLLAGLAVWAFTLSGSGAGYEYYLSPDFSTITSNWTNLLPAAAGQAFFTLSLGMGVMITYASYLGEDRNLTKDAATIIGFDTGIAFLTGLVVFPIFFAAGITDPGEGGPGAIFVSMTQAFADLSGGRLLGLLFFGTVAIAALSSAISLLEVVTAYVIDEKGVERWKAALGMGGVIYLLGIPVTYDLIFLDLLDLFADGILLVFGALVLMLLVGWVAPQFAVEELSKGIGDLGSLGQAWIWAVRVPIIAVLAVSLYLGIVDYVDFLTGPFSEWVSANL, encoded by the coding sequence ATGGCACAACGCGAAACATGGGCAACGAGAACAGGCTTCATCCTGGCTGCCGTCGGCAGCGCAGTCGGGCTAGGGAATATCTGGCGGTTCCCGTTCATTACGGCAGACGGGGGCGGGGCGGCGTTTCTCGTCGTCTATCTGCTGTTCGTCGCGTTCATCGGCTTCCCGGCGATTCTGGTCGAGTTCGTCGTCGGGCGCCGAACCGAACGGAACCCGGTCGGAGCGCTGCTCGAACTCGGCGGTAACGCCTGGAAGTACGTCGGCGGCGTGTTCATCGTCACCGGCTTCGTGATCCTGTCGTACTACAGCGTCGTCGCCGGCTGGTTCATCCGCTACTTTTTCGAGGGCTTCCGCGGAAGCTACGCGGACCGCCTCGCCACACACGGCGGCGAAGCGGGCGCGATGTTCGGCGAAGTATCCACGGGAATGGACGCGTTCGTTCTGCACACGGTCTTCATGGCCGTGACGATCGGCGTCGTCGCGCTCGGGATCCGACGCGGCATCGAGGTCGCGACGAAGGCGATGGTGCCGGCGATCGTCGTCCTGCTCGCCGGGCTGGCCGTCTGGGCGTTCACCCTCTCCGGGTCCGGTGCCGGCTACGAGTACTACCTCTCTCCGGACTTCAGCACCATCACGTCGAACTGGACGAACCTCCTGCCGGCGGCGGCCGGACAGGCGTTCTTCACCCTCTCGCTCGGGATGGGTGTGATGATCACCTACGCGTCCTACCTCGGCGAAGATCGGAACCTGACTAAAGACGCCGCGACGATCATCGGGTTCGACACCGGAATCGCGTTCCTGACCGGTCTAGTCGTCTTCCCCATCTTCTTCGCGGCCGGCATCACCGATCCGGGCGAGGGCGGTCCCGGTGCGATCTTCGTCTCGATGACTCAAGCGTTCGCCGACCTCTCCGGCGGGCGACTGCTCGGCCTCCTCTTCTTCGGCACCGTCGCCATCGCGGCGCTCTCGAGCGCGATTTCGCTGCTCGAGGTCGTGACGGCGTACGTCATCGACGAGAAGGGTGTCGAACGGTGGAAGGCGGCCCTCGGGATGGGCGGCGTCATCTACCTGCTCGGTATTCCGGTCACGTACGACCTGATCTTCCTCGACCTGCTGGACCTGTTCGCCGACGGCATTCTGCTGGTGTTTGGCGCGCTCGTATTGATGCTGCTCGTCGGCTGGGTCGCCCCGCAATTCGCCGTCGAGGAACTCTCGAAGGGAATCGGCGATCTCGGATCGCTCGGACAGGCGTGGATCTGGGCGGTTCGCGTCCCGATCATCGCCGTCCTCGCCGTCTCCCTGTACCTGGGGATCGTCGACTACGTCGACTTCCTCACCGGTCCGTTCTCGGAGTGGGTCAGCGCGAACCTGTAA
- a CDS encoding branched-chain amino acid ABC transporter permease, with protein sequence MSTVDEAVNRGRNLSSEQLLLLIVGIGAVALLGDLILGLASGTYSISRVARYVTEGILYGLIIGLAGIGLSMTYSILNFANFAHGDYVTTGAFFGWGVTYLVAGWGVASVGPLVLVAPQREVSGAQLDVAITATPVAVLAGLLVAGVATALFVLLIDRVAFKPVRGSGGIPLLITSVGVAFALRYVLVFVYSSSTRGTTASVPSVDFLLVDGYVSIGAHDATLIVAAVALMLGVHFLLQRTKLGKAMRAMSDNRDLALVTGIPTERVIRWTWMIGGGLAGTAGYLMVLWTGTIDWQFGWLLLLLIFAAVILGGIGSIYGAIFGGLVIGVGMHMSMIWLPGGDFTTITAFLLMILVLLIRPSGLFGGKTTA encoded by the coding sequence ATGTCCACAGTAGATGAGGCGGTCAACCGGGGTCGAAATCTCTCGTCCGAGCAGCTCCTGTTACTGATCGTGGGGATCGGTGCCGTGGCGTTGCTGGGAGACCTGATTCTCGGCCTCGCGAGCGGGACGTACAGCATCTCACGTGTCGCCCGATACGTGACGGAAGGGATCCTCTACGGGCTGATTATCGGGCTCGCCGGGATCGGGCTCTCGATGACCTACAGCATCCTCAACTTCGCGAACTTCGCTCACGGGGACTACGTGACGACGGGGGCGTTTTTCGGGTGGGGAGTCACGTACCTCGTCGCCGGTTGGGGCGTCGCGAGCGTCGGCCCGCTCGTCCTCGTCGCACCTCAGCGCGAGGTCTCCGGAGCGCAACTTGACGTCGCGATCACCGCGACGCCGGTCGCCGTCCTCGCCGGCCTCCTCGTGGCCGGCGTCGCGACGGCGCTTTTCGTGTTGCTGATCGACCGCGTGGCTTTCAAACCGGTCCGCGGTTCGGGCGGTATTCCGCTGCTGATCACGAGCGTCGGCGTGGCGTTCGCGCTCCGGTACGTTCTCGTGTTCGTCTACTCGAGCAGCACGCGCGGCACGACCGCGAGCGTACCGTCCGTCGATTTCCTCCTGGTCGACGGCTACGTGTCGATCGGCGCCCACGACGCGACGTTGATCGTCGCCGCGGTCGCGCTGATGCTCGGCGTTCACTTCCTGCTCCAGCGGACGAAACTCGGGAAAGCGATGCGAGCGATGTCGGACAACCGAGACCTGGCCCTCGTCACCGGCATCCCGACCGAACGGGTGATCCGGTGGACCTGGATGATCGGCGGCGGCCTCGCCGGCACCGCGGGCTATCTCATGGTGTTGTGGACGGGGACCATCGACTGGCAGTTCGGGTGGTTGCTGTTGTTGCTGATCTTCGCGGCCGTGATCCTCGGCGGGATCGGCTCGATCTACGGGGCCATCTTCGGCGGCCTGGTCATCGGCGTCGGCATGCACATGTCGATGATCTGGCTCCCCGGCGGCGACTTCACGACGATCACCGCGTTCCTGCTGATGATCCTCGTCCTGCTGATCAGACCGTCCGGACTCTTCGGAGGGAAGACGACGGCATGA
- a CDS encoding branched-chain amino acid ABC transporter permease, translating to MSANTTANAADERTRLEALWERDAVKILAAFAAIYLVYAAIGLALGYSLDGIVNTLRRMTYLIAVYGMVTLALNLHWGYTGLFNIGVAGFMAIGLYVTMMLAKPVDPTGAAQYPGLGLPMPIAIAGGVVAAGLAGLVVAIPALRLRADYFAITTIAFAEIVRLGLTSGAAQQFSVLGAELGTGGGRGLTRNYADPMNVIFELEAFSSFVDLTNALFGFGPTQARSLAYSIVLVLVLIGFYWLIQRTSRSPFGRVLKAIREDEEAAQSLGKNTNRFKIKVFVLGCALMGLAGILWRFRRTGVTPTAFRPHVTFYIWIALIIGGAGSNTGSVLGSGLFVAVLFEGPRYVRRLIEEVITVGDAPNTFAGAVGPLLSANPAPFLRYTFDEFLTLQFVLMGVALVLLMHRRPDGLLGHREETAAAIPLTDRPAAETGGETAAGPGTDSDHGGDSQ from the coding sequence ATGAGCGCGAATACGACCGCGAACGCGGCGGACGAACGGACTCGATTGGAAGCGCTCTGGGAACGGGACGCCGTGAAGATCCTCGCGGCCTTCGCGGCGATCTATCTCGTCTACGCGGCGATCGGTCTCGCGCTCGGCTACTCCCTCGACGGGATCGTCAACACCTTGCGGCGGATGACCTACCTGATCGCCGTCTACGGGATGGTCACGCTGGCGCTGAACCTCCACTGGGGGTACACCGGCCTGTTCAACATCGGTGTCGCGGGATTCATGGCGATCGGGCTGTACGTGACGATGATGCTGGCGAAACCGGTCGACCCGACCGGCGCCGCACAGTACCCGGGGCTCGGGCTCCCGATGCCGATCGCGATCGCCGGCGGCGTCGTCGCCGCCGGCCTGGCGGGCCTCGTCGTCGCGATCCCCGCGTTGCGCCTCCGGGCCGACTACTTCGCGATCACGACGATCGCCTTCGCGGAGATCGTCCGGTTGGGGCTCACCTCTGGTGCGGCCCAGCAGTTCAGCGTCCTCGGGGCCGAACTGGGGACCGGCGGCGGTCGCGGTCTCACTCGAAACTACGCCGATCCGATGAACGTCATCTTCGAGCTCGAGGCGTTCTCCTCGTTCGTCGACCTCACGAACGCCCTGTTCGGCTTCGGGCCGACGCAGGCGCGGTCGCTGGCCTATTCGATCGTGCTCGTGCTCGTCCTGATCGGGTTCTACTGGCTCATCCAGCGGACCAGTCGATCGCCGTTCGGACGCGTCCTCAAAGCGATCCGCGAGGACGAGGAGGCCGCCCAATCGCTCGGGAAGAACACGAACCGATTCAAGATCAAGGTGTTCGTGCTCGGCTGTGCCCTGATGGGCCTGGCCGGCATCCTCTGGCGGTTCCGTCGCACCGGCGTGACGCCGACGGCGTTCCGACCGCACGTCACGTTCTACATCTGGATCGCGCTGATAATCGGTGGCGCCGGTTCGAACACCGGCAGCGTCCTCGGCTCCGGGCTCTTCGTCGCGGTGCTGTTCGAGGGGCCACGCTACGTGCGCCGCCTGATCGAGGAGGTCATCACGGTCGGCGACGCGCCGAACACGTTCGCCGGTGCCGTGGGGCCGCTGCTCTCGGCGAACCCGGCGCCGTTCCTGCGGTACACCTTCGACGAGTTCCTGACGCTGCAGTTCGTGTTGATGGGCGTCGCGCTCGTCCTCCTCATGCATCGACGGCCCGACGGGCTGCTCGGCCATCGGGAGGAGACGGCGGCGGCGATCCCCCTGACGGATCGACCCGCCGCCGAGACCGGAGGCGAGACCGCAGCCGGACCTGGAACTGATTCCGATCACGGGGGTGATTCCCAGTGA